A window of the Bacillus andreraoultii genome harbors these coding sequences:
- a CDS encoding DUF1878 family protein, which translates to MIEEMWARIERLEYHQKLLLELVDMAEHPFTKLIIRKNLGRQEVSDFLELCERMNNKLQEQKAEGFLNFHPLLKEFAEELNKKLEVKETVQSCLQQSLYVELMTEFNKYVS; encoded by the coding sequence ATGATTGAAGAAATGTGGGCACGAATTGAACGGTTAGAATATCATCAAAAGTTACTACTTGAATTAGTTGATATGGCCGAACATCCATTTACAAAATTAATAATTCGAAAAAATCTTGGACGCCAGGAAGTATCTGACTTTTTAGAACTATGTGAGAGAATGAACAATAAGCTACAAGAACAAAAAGCGGAAGGGTTTTTGAATTTTCATCCGCTCCTAAAGGAATTTGCTGAGGAACTGAACAAGAAATTGGAGGTAAAAGAAACAGTACAATCCTGTTTACAACAAAGCTTATATGTTGAATTAATGACTGAATTCAATAAATACGTATCTTAG
- a CDS encoding ABC transporter ATP-binding protein: protein MNLLEVKSLTGGYTRTNVLNKVSFEIEKGEIVALIGLNGAGKSTTIKHIIGLMEPKEGEIRIDGKSIAEDRDGYRKKFSYIPEAPVLYEELTLEEHLKLSAMAYGISESEYKTRVDTLLTEFRMKKRLKWFPSHFSKGMKQKVMIMSAFLVEPELYIIDEPFVGLDPLAIQSLLQLLKTRQRKGAGILMSTHILATAEKYCDRFIILHNGEIKAKGTLEELRNQFQLSNASLDDIYVQLTKDDAKDE from the coding sequence ATGAACTTATTGGAGGTTAAATCACTTACGGGTGGATATACGAGAACAAATGTATTAAATAAAGTAAGCTTTGAAATTGAAAAAGGGGAGATTGTTGCGCTGATTGGTCTAAATGGTGCCGGTAAAAGTACGACGATAAAACATATTATTGGTTTAATGGAACCAAAGGAAGGAGAAATTAGGATAGATGGAAAATCAATAGCCGAAGATCGTGATGGTTATCGAAAGAAGTTTTCCTACATTCCTGAGGCTCCCGTTTTATATGAGGAGTTGACTTTGGAGGAACATTTGAAGCTAAGTGCAATGGCTTATGGAATTTCCGAATCTGAATATAAAACAAGAGTAGATACATTGCTTACCGAATTCCGTATGAAAAAACGTTTGAAATGGTTCCCATCCCATTTTTCTAAAGGGATGAAACAAAAAGTAATGATTATGTCAGCGTTTTTAGTTGAACCTGAACTATATATTATTGATGAACCTTTCGTCGGTTTAGATCCACTTGCGATTCAAAGTCTTCTACAACTTCTAAAAACGAGACAAAGGAAAGGTGCAGGTATTTTAATGTCGACTCATATTTTAGCAACGGCAGAAAAATATTGTGACCGCTTTATCATTTTACATAATGGGGAAATAAAAGCAAAAGGGACGTTAGAGGAGCTTCGAAATCAATTCCAACTAAGCAATGCAAGTTTAGACGATATTTATGTACAATTAACAAAGGATGACGCAAAAGATGAATAG
- a CDS encoding M20/M25/M40 family metallo-hydrolase, translating to MHGGDAFNIIADTVELTGTVRTCDESIREQIEKDIEKAVIGTCFTNDCTYFYNYERGYPTVINHKKETDFLAHYAKTVPGVDKVVEIEKSTVGEDFASYLQHVKGTFFFTGAKPEGTQDSLPTSSSKI from the coding sequence ATACATGGTGGAGATGCCTTTAATATTATTGCAGATACTGTTGAATTGACTGGGACCGTACGAACATGTGACGAAAGCATCCGAGAACAAATTGAAAAAGATATTGAAAAGGCTGTAATAGGGACGTGTTTTACGAATGACTGCACTTATTTCTACAATTATGAACGTGGTTATCCTACTGTCATAAACCACAAAAAAGAGACGGATTTCCTTGCTCATTATGCAAAAACGGTACCAGGGGTTGATAAAGTCGTTGAAATAGAAAAAAGTACGGTTGGTGAAGATTTTGCTTCTTATTTACAGCATGTAAAAGGAACGTTTTTCTTCACTGGTGCAAAACCAGAAGGAACCCAAGACAGCTTACCCACATCATCATCCAAAATTTAA
- a CDS encoding EcsC family protein, with translation MNYEEKAYDELLDWQRAIRKKGNIFNRLSKQAQNKVNQWIPEKFHTMMTEAIKTMVKSALTGTNLMSKNDFIKTFTLEEKETLIKEQLDKYRKTATVEGAGTGAGGLFLGLADFPLLLSIKLKFLYDVAKIYQYDVSKYEERIFLLLVFQLAFSSDDKRIETLQLIENWEQEKGRLIDIDWKTFQQEYRDYIDLVKMLQLLPGIGAAVGAYANYKLLDQLGETAIYAYRMRYFNGLRNIAVD, from the coding sequence ATGAATTATGAAGAGAAAGCATATGATGAATTATTAGATTGGCAAAGGGCGATTCGAAAAAAAGGCAATATTTTTAACCGATTATCAAAGCAAGCACAAAATAAAGTGAATCAATGGATTCCTGAAAAATTTCACACAATGATGACTGAAGCAATTAAAACAATGGTAAAATCAGCCTTAACTGGTACAAATCTTATGAGTAAAAATGATTTCATTAAAACGTTCACGTTAGAGGAAAAAGAAACCTTAATTAAGGAACAATTGGATAAATACCGAAAAACGGCGACAGTAGAAGGAGCAGGTACGGGAGCGGGTGGCTTATTCCTTGGACTAGCCGATTTTCCGCTTTTATTATCCATTAAATTAAAGTTTCTTTATGATGTTGCGAAAATTTATCAATATGATGTAAGTAAGTATGAGGAACGGATTTTTTTACTTCTCGTTTTTCAACTCGCTTTTTCTAGTGATGATAAACGAATTGAAACCTTACAGCTAATTGAAAATTGGGAGCAGGAAAAAGGACGGCTCATTGATATTGATTGGAAAACATTTCAACAGGAGTATAGAGACTATATTGATTTAGTAAAAATGCTACAATTATTGCCAGGGATTGGAGCGGCAGTAGGGGCGTATGCCAATTATAAATTATTGGATCAATTAGGAGAAACGGCAATATATGCTTATCGAATGCGGTACTTTAATGGATTAAGGAATATAGCGGTCGACTAA
- a CDS encoding peptidylprolyl isomerase produces MKKKYLLSLTLACGLLTLTACGNGDKAVVETDAGNITQDEFYQAMKERSGEATLKELVYKKVLSDKYKVTDKEVNKALKEYKDAYGDNFQSFLAQLGLSNEDQLKDLLEYSLLQEKAGKAKVKVTDEELKEQYNIESKTVTARHILVADEEKAKEVKAKLDKGEDFAKLAKEYSTDTATAEKGGDLGDLNPDQLVRPFVLAAYKLKVNEISNPVQSDYGFHIIQVTKITDKKDVKSFDDMKPELKDKVKKAKLDSTIVQKAVDEAVKKADVKIKDKDLKDILNTPVETGSAK; encoded by the coding sequence ATGAAGAAGAAATACCTTTTATCTTTAACTTTAGCTTGCGGTCTTCTAACTTTAACTGCATGTGGGAATGGCGATAAAGCAGTTGTTGAGACTGACGCAGGCAACATTACTCAAGATGAATTTTATCAAGCAATGAAAGAACGTTCTGGGGAAGCAACATTAAAAGAACTTGTATACAAAAAAGTATTATCTGACAAATATAAAGTGACAGATAAAGAAGTGAATAAAGCATTAAAGGAATATAAAGATGCTTACGGAGATAATTTTCAAAGTTTTCTAGCACAACTTGGATTATCTAACGAAGACCAATTAAAAGATTTACTTGAATATTCTCTTCTACAAGAAAAAGCAGGTAAAGCAAAAGTGAAAGTAACGGATGAGGAATTAAAGGAACAATATAATATCGAATCTAAGACAGTCACTGCCCGTCATATTTTAGTTGCTGATGAAGAAAAAGCAAAAGAAGTAAAGGCAAAATTAGATAAGGGTGAAGATTTTGCGAAACTAGCAAAAGAATATTCAACAGATACAGCTACTGCTGAAAAAGGTGGAGATTTAGGCGATCTTAATCCAGATCAACTTGTTCGTCCATTCGTCCTAGCAGCGTATAAACTTAAAGTAAATGAAATCAGTAATCCTGTGCAATCTGACTACGGTTTCCATATTATTCAAGTAACAAAAATAACAGATAAAAAAGATGTGAAATCATTTGATGATATGAAGCCAGAACTTAAAGATAAAGTGAAAAAAGCGAAACTTGACTCAACAATCGTACAAAAAGCAGTTGATGAAGCCGTTAAAAAAGCGGATGTAAAAATTAAAGATAAAGATTTAAAAGATATTCTCAACACTCCTGTTGAAACAGGTTCTGCAAAATAA
- a CDS encoding DUF3267 domain-containing protein: protein MNCWKSVNLYHYYGDLHVIHLAIITVISSYITFYIPFSFLVDIQSLNDNDFLLFIILSFCIYPIHKMIHVCTLLSMKSKFLIRWKRFYQLIPLINIKITVALVKWKYIFALLMPFFILNSILIVCIFLFPSYVHYMTLLLSLHNGICIRDMIYLKLLLKSPTKCFIEENDEGYEILTLSTNL from the coding sequence ATGAATTGTTGGAAATCAGTTAATTTATATCACTATTATGGAGATTTACATGTCATTCATTTAGCCATCATTACAGTTATTTCTTCCTATATTACATTTTATATTCCTTTTTCTTTTCTTGTTGATATTCAATCATTAAATGATAATGATTTTCTCTTATTTATTATACTAAGTTTTTGCATTTATCCCATTCATAAAATGATCCATGTTTGTACTTTATTAAGTATGAAATCGAAATTTTTAATTAGATGGAAAAGATTTTATCAGTTGATCCCATTAATAAATATAAAAATCACCGTCGCACTTGTAAAATGGAAATATATCTTTGCGTTATTAATGCCTTTCTTTATTTTAAATAGTATATTAATAGTATGTATATTTTTATTTCCTAGTTATGTTCATTATATGACACTTTTGCTTTCTCTTCATAATGGGATTTGTATTAGAGATATGATTTACTTAAAGTTGTTATTGAAATCACCAACAAAGTGTTTTATTGAGGAAAATGATGAAGGATATGAAATATTAACGTTATCAACTAATTTATAA
- a CDS encoding ABC transporter permease: MNSKKLWSSRFQERLKEMLRYGRYMFNDHLLIVLLFALGGGAFYYKDWVATLDETFPTAVIFAIIFSLLLSNGNVITFLKEPDKVFLLPVETEMKSYFIRSYFLSVMWRLYSTFLIFLLVIPIYLQTMGTNAKLLHFSLLLIGLQAVNLFTRWMITYDLDQESVIWDVLIRHLLNGVIVFFFISGRFSLFFIIFGLFVLYTLYFHVKLKKRGIPWERLIDYEERRMAFFYRIANLFTDVPQLRNRVKRRKWADMFMRTGNVQQNQTYAFLFVRSFFRSGDYFGLFMRLTIIAALFIWGLDGSYVAFAIALLFIYLTGFQLISLWKHYDAVIWTELYPVNEEAKKQSFLKLMLNVLWTQNLIFVLSFITSLDFQKGLLLFIVLTLFCYLFVFVYCKRQIEKWNELT; encoded by the coding sequence ATGAATAGTAAAAAACTTTGGAGTAGCAGGTTTCAAGAACGGCTTAAAGAAATGCTTCGCTACGGTAGGTATATGTTCAATGACCATCTTTTAATCGTTTTACTTTTTGCCCTTGGCGGTGGGGCTTTTTATTATAAAGATTGGGTTGCAACATTAGACGAAACTTTTCCAACAGCGGTGATCTTTGCAATTATCTTTTCCCTTTTATTAAGTAATGGTAATGTCATCACATTTTTAAAAGAACCAGATAAAGTTTTTTTACTTCCAGTAGAAACAGAAATGAAAAGTTATTTTATTCGTTCGTATTTTTTATCCGTCATGTGGCGCTTATACAGTACTTTCCTGATTTTCCTACTTGTCATTCCAATATATTTACAGACGATGGGAACAAATGCTAAATTACTTCATTTTTCATTATTACTCATTGGTTTACAGGCCGTAAATTTATTTACACGGTGGATGATTACTTATGACCTAGATCAAGAGAGCGTCATTTGGGATGTGTTGATTCGTCATTTATTAAATGGTGTTATCGTGTTCTTTTTCATCAGCGGAAGATTTTCTTTATTTTTCATTATTTTCGGCCTGTTTGTTCTTTACACGCTTTATTTTCATGTTAAGCTTAAAAAACGCGGGATTCCATGGGAACGTTTAATTGATTATGAAGAGCGAAGAATGGCCTTTTTTTATCGAATAGCAAATTTATTTACCGATGTTCCTCAATTACGAAACCGTGTAAAAAGAAGAAAATGGGCGGATATGTTTATGAGAACGGGAAATGTACAACAAAATCAAACATATGCTTTCCTTTTTGTTCGTTCATTCTTTAGAAGTGGCGATTACTTTGGACTTTTTATGAGGTTAACGATCATTGCGGCATTATTTATTTGGGGTCTTGACGGCTCTTATGTTGCGTTTGCTATTGCTCTTCTTTTTATTTATTTAACCGGTTTTCAATTAATAAGCCTTTGGAAACATTACGATGCAGTTATTTGGACAGAATTGTACCCAGTGAATGAAGAAGCTAAGAAACAATCGTTTTTAAAATTAATGTTAAATGTATTGTGGACGCAAAACTTAATTTTTGTTTTAAGTTTTATTACTTCTCTAGATTTTCAAAAAGGTCTTCTTCTATTTATCGTATTAACTTTATTTTGCTATTTGTTTGTATTTGTCTATTGCAAAAGACAAATTGAAAAGTGGAATGAACTCACATAA
- a CDS encoding antibiotic biosynthesis monooxygenase family protein, which yields MNAYITTGTGDFLLKLVQKYNKEQMALLFGSGHSLLYHETSGKTVFQVPRKYQLIESVGDFPVKGFAVFHYLPVREEDQKVFEHELSKRPRKLDNATGFLALRILRPIKCDTYLIISCWIDKKSYELWKNMEGFAVPNEEKRSIEVNKRTMYAGESYLKEYAIGTDEKED from the coding sequence ATGAATGCATATATTACAACGGGAACTGGAGACTTTTTGTTAAAATTAGTCCAAAAATATAATAAAGAACAGATGGCTCTATTATTCGGCTCTGGACATTCTTTACTCTATCATGAAACGAGCGGAAAAACAGTTTTCCAAGTTCCAAGAAAGTATCAACTTATTGAATCAGTCGGGGATTTTCCAGTAAAAGGATTTGCTGTTTTTCATTATCTTCCTGTAAGAGAGGAAGATCAAAAAGTTTTTGAACATGAATTAAGCAAGCGTCCTCGGAAATTAGATAATGCTACAGGATTTTTAGCATTGCGAATTTTACGACCAATAAAATGTGATACCTATCTCATTATATCTTGTTGGATTGATAAAAAATCATATGAATTGTGGAAAAACATGGAGGGATTTGCTGTACCGAATGAAGAAAAACGGTCGATTGAAGTAAATAAAAGAACAATGTATGCTGGGGAATCTTATTTAAAAGAATATGCCATCGGTACAGATGAAAAAGAGGATTAG
- a CDS encoding tryptophan transporter gives MKTKELVIMALFVGIGAALHSIIPGFGAGGMKPDFSLLMMFLAIILFPDKKNVIILGLATGIISGLTTTFPAGFIPNIIDKLITAFVFYGLFLVVKKSRSVVSNAVLTAIGTIVSGTIFLGSALLIVGLPSGFTLLFSTIVVPTSLLNTIAIVVVYPIVAKVMKRSNMTFA, from the coding sequence ATGAAAACGAAAGAATTAGTTATTATGGCTTTATTTGTAGGGATTGGAGCAGCCCTACATTCAATAATTCCTGGCTTCGGTGCAGGTGGGATGAAACCAGACTTCAGTTTATTGATGATGTTCTTGGCGATTATACTTTTTCCAGATAAGAAAAATGTCATTATTCTTGGTCTTGCTACAGGTATTATTTCTGGCTTAACAACGACATTCCCAGCCGGTTTTATACCAAATATCATCGACAAACTGATTACGGCTTTCGTATTTTATGGCTTATTCCTAGTAGTTAAAAAAAGCCGCTCCGTTGTTAGTAATGCAGTATTAACAGCCATTGGCACCATTGTATCAGGAACGATATTCCTTGGTTCTGCATTATTGATTGTTGGATTACCTAGTGGCTTCACTTTATTATTTTCAACAATCGTTGTTCCTACATCTTTATTAAACACAATCGCTATTGTAGTTGTCTACCCAATCGTTGCTAAAGTAATGAAAAGAAGTAACATGACATTCGCATAA
- a CDS encoding YjcZ family sporulation protein, with protein sequence MTVQRYNPFILIVVLFILLIIVGCSYL encoded by the coding sequence ATGACAGTACAAAGATACAATCCATTCATATTAATTGTCGTTCTGTTTATTTTGTTGATTATTGTAGGGTGTTCCTATTTATAA
- the hemE gene encoding uroporphyrinogen decarboxylase yields the protein MSTLLNDTFLRAARGEVTDHIPVWYMRQAGRSQPEYRKLKEKYSLFEITHQPELCAYVTRLPVEQYGVDAAILYKDIMTPLPAIGVDVEIKAGIGPVIDQPIRTYKDVENLGEIDPENDVPYVLDTIRLLTTDQLTVPLIGFAGAPFTLASYMIEGGPSKNYHKTKAFMYAEPDSWFLLMEKLANMTIDYVKAQIRAGVSAIQIFDSWVGALNVQDYQKFIKPTMNRIFSELREENIPLIIFGVGASHLLHEWNDLPVDVIGLDWRMEIKDARAKGITKTLQGNLDPSLLLAPWEVIEERVSAILKQGVAQPGYIFNLGHGIFPEIKPETLQRLTNYIHEFEY from the coding sequence ATGTCTACATTACTGAATGATACTTTTTTAAGAGCAGCGAGGGGCGAGGTAACTGATCATATTCCCGTCTGGTACATGCGGCAAGCTGGTCGTTCACAGCCAGAGTATCGAAAATTAAAAGAAAAATATTCTCTATTTGAAATTACTCATCAACCAGAACTGTGCGCCTATGTGACAAGATTACCAGTAGAACAATATGGTGTTGATGCAGCTATTTTATATAAAGATATTATGACACCATTACCAGCAATTGGAGTAGATGTTGAAATTAAAGCTGGAATCGGTCCAGTTATTGATCAGCCTATTCGTACATATAAAGATGTTGAAAACTTGGGGGAAATTGATCCCGAAAATGATGTTCCATATGTTCTTGATACAATCCGTCTATTAACAACGGATCAATTAACTGTGCCGTTAATTGGTTTCGCTGGGGCTCCTTTCACATTAGCAAGCTATATGATTGAGGGAGGGCCATCAAAAAACTATCATAAAACGAAAGCATTTATGTATGCTGAACCAGATAGTTGGTTTTTATTAATGGAAAAACTTGCGAACATGACAATTGATTATGTCAAAGCACAAATACGTGCGGGTGTCAGTGCAATTCAAATTTTTGATTCATGGGTTGGCGCATTAAACGTTCAAGATTACCAAAAATTTATTAAACCGACAATGAACCGGATTTTCTCGGAGTTACGAGAAGAAAATATCCCTTTAATTATTTTTGGAGTGGGTGCTAGCCACCTACTCCACGAATGGAATGACCTCCCAGTTGATGTTATTGGTTTAGACTGGCGAATGGAAATTAAAGATGCACGGGCAAAAGGGATTACAAAGACACTACAAGGTAATCTTGATCCATCTTTATTATTAGCTCCGTGGGAAGTAATTGAGGAACGAGTAAGTGCAATTTTAAAGCAGGGTGTAGCTCAACCAGGTTATATATTTAATTTAGGTCATGGGATTTTTCCAGAAATAAAGCCGGAAACGTTGCAACGTCTAACAAACTATATCCATGAGTTTGAATATTAA
- a CDS encoding YjcZ family sporulation protein has protein sequence MSGGYAGAGFALIVVLFILLIIVGAAYIC, from the coding sequence ATGTCAGGAGGATATGCAGGTGCAGGTTTTGCACTAATCGTTGTATTATTTATCTTGCTCATCATCGTTGGTGCAGCGTATATTTGCTAA
- a CDS encoding HTH-type transcriptional regulator Hpr yields the protein MEKLSKLEALLFTQKISQLGKALWKSIEKDWQQWIKPYNLNINEHHILWIAYHLHGASISDIAKFGVMHVSTAFNFSKKLEERGYLTFSKKVEDKRNTYIRLTEKGEQLVMELLENYDPSKHTILMGAQPLKDIYGKYPDILELMTIVRNIYGDDFMDIFQKTYTDIEKLNIDHEEKKEKEDTKVKEKEVV from the coding sequence ATGGAAAAACTTTCAAAACTTGAGGCACTTCTGTTTACTCAAAAAATTTCACAATTAGGGAAAGCTCTTTGGAAATCCATCGAAAAGGATTGGCAACAGTGGATCAAACCTTACAATCTCAATATTAATGAGCACCATATTTTATGGATTGCTTATCATTTACACGGTGCATCCATTTCAGATATTGCCAAATTTGGTGTTATGCACGTCTCAACTGCTTTCAATTTCTCAAAAAAATTAGAGGAACGAGGCTATTTAACTTTTTCTAAAAAAGTGGAAGATAAACGAAATACGTATATTCGCTTAACGGAAAAAGGTGAACAACTTGTAATGGAGTTATTAGAAAACTACGACCCATCAAAACATACCATTTTAATGGGCGCACAACCGTTAAAAGATATTTATGGGAAGTACCCTGATATTCTCGAACTTATGACAATTGTTCGAAATATTTATGGGGATGACTTCATGGATATATTTCAAAAAACATATACAGATATAGAAAAACTAAATATAGATCATGAGGAAAAAAAGGAAAAAGAAGATACAAAAGTAAAAGAAAAAGAAGTCGTCTAA
- a CDS encoding HIT family protein, whose product MSDCIFCKIINGEIPSAKVYEDENVMAFLDISQVTKGHTLVIPKTHQANIYELTPDVASKLFSVVPKIANAIKKAYNPIGLNLLNNNGESAGQSVFHYHVHLIPRYGDGDGFGAVWKTHEKDYSQDDLQNIAKTIGNNI is encoded by the coding sequence ATGAGTGACTGTATTTTTTGTAAAATAATTAATGGCGAAATTCCATCAGCAAAAGTTTACGAAGACGAAAATGTCATGGCTTTCCTCGATATCTCACAAGTGACAAAAGGACATACGTTAGTTATTCCAAAAACCCACCAAGCAAATATTTATGAATTAACACCAGATGTAGCAAGTAAATTATTTTCGGTGGTTCCAAAAATCGCTAATGCCATTAAAAAGGCATATAATCCCATTGGACTTAACTTACTAAACAATAATGGCGAATCTGCTGGACAATCTGTTTTCCACTATCACGTCCATTTAATTCCTCGTTACGGAGATGGAGATGGATTTGGGGCTGTATGGAAAACTCACGAAAAAGATTATTCTCAAGATGATTTACAAAATATCGCAAAAACAATCGGAAACAATATATAA